In a genomic window of Hyphomonas sp.:
- a CDS encoding NfeD family protein — MEQVFSELTFWHWLVLGLILFGIEMMTGTFDLLMVAIAAWLTAGFAYFAPDAWTVWQWQMVIFGIASTALIVFGRTVLSGIRKSSPDHPTLNRRMAALIGERGMAMGDFLSGSGQVRIGDTVWRAEAVEGEMIRTGDTVVVEGARMTTALVRRATA, encoded by the coding sequence ATGGAACAGGTCTTTTCCGAACTGACCTTCTGGCACTGGCTGGTCCTTGGACTGATCCTGTTCGGGATCGAGATGATGACCGGGACCTTCGACCTGCTCATGGTCGCGATCGCCGCCTGGCTGACCGCCGGTTTCGCCTATTTCGCGCCCGATGCCTGGACGGTGTGGCAGTGGCAGATGGTGATCTTCGGCATCGCCTCCACGGCGCTGATCGTTTTTGGACGTACGGTCCTGTCCGGTATCCGCAAGAGTTCGCCGGACCATCCGACGCTCAATCGGCGGATGGCGGCCCTGATCGGTGAACGCGGCATGGCCATGGGAGATTTCCTCTCCGGGTCTGGTCAGGTCCGTATCGGGGATACGGTCTGGCGCGCCGAAGCCGTAGAAGGCGAAATGATCCGGACCGGGGATACGGTGGTTGTCGAAGGGGCCCGGATGACGACGGCCCTTGTCCGCCGCGCCACCGCATGA